The Staphylococcus carnosus genome has a segment encoding these proteins:
- the cshA gene encoding degradosome RNA helicase CshA, translated as MQKFKDLGVSDKTAETLGNMGFEEPTPIQTDSIPYALHGLDILGQAQTGTGKTGAFGIPLIEKVVDKEGVQALILAPTRELAMQVAEQLRAFSRGQRVQVATVFGGMPIGRQIKALKKGPQIVVGTPGRVIDHLNRRTLKTDDIKTLIIDEADEMMNMGFIDDMRFIMDHLPSEDRQTMLFSATMPKAIQTLVQQFMKSPKIVKTMNNEMSDPQIDEYYTIVKELEKFETFTNFLDVHQPELAIVFGRTKRRVDELTSALISKGYKAEGLHGDITQAKRLEVLKKFKNDQIDILVATDVAARGLDISGVSHVYNFDIPQDTESYTHRIGRTGRAGKKGIAVTFVNPIEMDYIRQIEQTNDRRMRALRPPHRKEVLRARENDIKEKVEKWMSQEHSERLQDISSQLLNEYNDVELVSALLQELVEANDEVEVQLTFEKPLARKGGRHNSKGPRRSGKPNKRSNNKFDNKNRRGKGNKGGKNNGGKKFKNDKKDHKKPIKGRTFADMQK; from the coding sequence TTGCAAAAATTTAAAGATTTAGGTGTTTCAGATAAAACTGCAGAAACACTTGGTAATATGGGTTTTGAAGAACCGACTCCAATCCAAACAGATAGTATCCCTTACGCTTTACACGGATTAGATATCTTAGGACAAGCGCAAACAGGTACTGGTAAAACAGGGGCATTCGGTATCCCATTAATAGAAAAAGTAGTAGATAAAGAAGGCGTACAAGCGTTAATTTTAGCTCCGACTCGTGAATTGGCAATGCAAGTTGCAGAACAATTAAGAGCATTCAGTCGTGGACAACGTGTCCAAGTTGCGACAGTATTCGGTGGTATGCCGATTGGACGTCAAATTAAAGCATTGAAAAAAGGTCCGCAAATTGTTGTAGGTACACCAGGTCGTGTGATTGACCATTTAAATCGTCGTACTTTGAAAACTGACGATATTAAAACATTGATCATTGATGAAGCGGATGAAATGATGAACATGGGATTCATTGATGATATGAGATTTATTATGGATCACTTACCATCTGAAGACAGACAAACAATGTTGTTCTCGGCAACTATGCCGAAAGCAATTCAAACACTTGTTCAACAATTTATGAAATCACCAAAAATTGTTAAAACAATGAATAACGAAATGTCAGATCCTCAAATTGATGAGTATTATACAATTGTAAAAGAATTAGAGAAATTTGAAACATTTACTAATTTCTTAGATGTACATCAACCTGAATTGGCGATTGTATTCGGTCGTACAAAACGTCGTGTAGATGAGTTGACTAGTGCGTTAATTTCTAAAGGTTATAAAGCAGAAGGCTTGCATGGTGATATCACTCAAGCAAAACGTTTAGAAGTATTGAAAAAATTCAAAAATGATCAAATCGACATTTTAGTTGCAACAGATGTTGCTGCACGTGGATTAGACATTTCAGGTGTCAGCCATGTATACAATTTCGATATTCCTCAAGATACTGAAAGTTACACACACCGTATTGGTCGTACAGGTCGTGCTGGTAAAAAAGGTATCGCTGTTACATTTGTGAATCCGATTGAAATGGATTATATCCGTCAAATCGAACAAACAAATGACCGTCGCATGAGAGCTTTACGTCCGCCGCATCGTAAAGAAGTTTTACGTGCACGTGAAAATGACATTAAAGAAAAAGTTGAAAAATGGATGTCTCAAGAACATTCAGAACGTTTACAAGATATTTCTTCTCAATTGTTAAATGAATATAATGATGTAGAACTTGTATCAGCTTTATTACAAGAATTAGTTGAAGCTAATGATGAAGTAGAAGTACAATTAACATTTGAAAAACCGCTTGCGCGTAAAGGTGGCCGTCATAACTCAAAAGGACCACGTAGAAGCGGCAAACCTAATAAACGTTCAAATAATAAATTTGATAATAAAAACCGTCGCGGTAAAGGTAATAAAGGCGGTAAAAACAACGGTGGCAAGAAATTTAAAAACGATAAAAAAGATCATAAAAAACCAATTAAAGGACGTACATTTGCAGACATGCAAAAATAG
- the mazE gene encoding type II toxin-antitoxin system antitoxin MazE encodes MSTFNQNRSYSLEQSLKEGYAQMADLNLSLATEAFSVECEACDCNESYLAFDKDE; translated from the coding sequence ATGTCAACTTTTAATCAGAATAGAAGTTATAGTTTAGAACAGTCACTGAAAGAAGGCTATGCACAGATGGCTGACTTAAATCTCTCCCTCGCAACGGAGGCATTTTCAGTAGAATGTGAAGCCTGTGATTGCAATGAATCATATTTAGCTTTTGACAAGGATGAATGA
- a CDS encoding UDP-N-acetylmuramoyl-tripeptide--D-alanyl-D-alanine ligase: MIDVTLKQIKEWIPCEIDDQYLQHKIHGVSIDSRNIDENNLFVPFKGENTDGHRFVEQALEDGAGAAFYQNDAKPDHEIEGPIIWVDDTLLALQELAKAYLKHVNPKVIAVTGSNGKTTTKDMIESVLKPAFKVKKTQGNYNNEIGMPLTILQLDEDTEISILEMGMSGFHEIELLSEIAHPDIAVITNIGESHMQDLGSREGIARAKFEIVSGLKPGGVFIYDGDEPLLKPHVDTLKDTEAISIGLAQDNSVVCSVEQHDAMGIAFTLNTNEHYQIPILGTHNMRNAAIAISIGKILGLSYEEIQENISKVKLTGMRMELHRTDSNISVINDAYNASPTSMKAAIDTLAAMDGRKILILADVLELGENSAEMHASVGDYLQDKGINLLLTFGDEAVHIYENGKANVDEAHHFNHKNELIEFITQHAQAEDEILIKGSRGMKLEEVSDALIHNN, from the coding sequence ATGATTGATGTAACTTTAAAACAAATTAAAGAATGGATTCCCTGTGAAATTGACGATCAATATTTACAACATAAAATACACGGTGTATCAATCGACTCTAGAAATATAGACGAAAACAACTTGTTTGTTCCGTTCAAAGGTGAAAATACAGATGGCCATCGATTTGTTGAACAAGCTTTAGAAGATGGCGCAGGTGCAGCATTTTATCAAAATGATGCTAAACCTGATCATGAGATAGAGGGACCTATTATTTGGGTCGATGATACATTATTGGCTTTGCAGGAATTAGCCAAAGCATACTTAAAGCATGTTAATCCAAAGGTCATTGCAGTGACAGGATCGAATGGTAAAACAACAACTAAAGATATGATTGAAAGTGTGTTGAAACCAGCTTTCAAAGTGAAAAAAACACAAGGAAATTATAATAATGAAATTGGTATGCCGCTTACCATTTTACAACTGGATGAAGATACAGAAATCTCTATTTTAGAGATGGGAATGTCTGGTTTCCACGAAATTGAATTACTTTCAGAAATTGCACATCCTGATATTGCAGTGATTACTAATATCGGTGAATCACATATGCAAGATTTAGGTTCAAGAGAAGGTATTGCACGCGCTAAATTTGAAATTGTGTCAGGTTTAAAACCAGGCGGCGTCTTTATTTATGATGGTGATGAACCTTTATTAAAACCGCATGTTGATACTTTGAAAGATACAGAAGCTATTAGTATCGGACTCGCACAAGATAACAGTGTTGTATGCAGCGTTGAACAACACGATGCGATGGGCATAGCTTTTACCTTAAATACAAACGAACATTACCAAATACCGATTTTAGGTACACATAATATGCGTAATGCTGCTATCGCGATTTCAATTGGAAAAATACTTGGTCTTTCTTATGAAGAAATTCAAGAAAATATTTCAAAAGTAAAATTGACAGGTATGCGTATGGAATTACATCGTACGGATTCAAATATCTCAGTTATTAATGATGCTTATAATGCAAGTCCTACGAGTATGAAAGCTGCAATTGATACTTTAGCGGCAATGGATGGACGTAAAATCCTGATTTTAGCGGATGTTTTAGAATTAGGTGAAAATAGTGCTGAAATGCATGCTTCAGTTGGTGATTATTTACAAGACAAAGGCATTAACCTTTTATTAACATTCGGTGATGAAGCGGTTCATATTTATGAAAATGGTAAAGCTAACGTCGATGAAGCGCACCACTTCAATCATAAAAATGAATTGATTGAATTCATTACACAACATGCACAAGCAGAAGATGAAATTTTAATTAAAGGGTCTCGGGGTATGAAATTAGAAGAGGTCTCAGATGCTTTAATTCACAACAATTAA
- a CDS encoding PH domain-containing protein has translation MFKPQKLHPISYLSGLIKTIKQNFIVIILFFINIKDFHFADLKQYLWPGFLLILFIASFIINAAKVFTTRYWIEDNHFIVTYGVFNKKRKELDIQRIQSVDTSQDIVNRLFGGLILEIKVPSDSIKLEIVSKAQSEYIEQQIKKVQNTIDAADDIVTENEEGPINAEYNQDQKTIFRLTLKELTLMSLTSGSIVLAILTIMPILGSFQSVIPWERIFNQFQHIAQAAYIVTSLLIIIGLLIAYIIGVIIEFTRYYGYTLKEENHQLKIRYGLFNVKSLTVPTIRIQAVVEKQSFLRRLIGYTTIYFVITSDGVNKMESENASGEVVILPFMKRKNAYDMLHYLVPSLKFQSVETGLPKGGIRRNAQIIVGIILIAGIAGNYFWNVWSLVIALLLIVLVIINSIITVKYSGLLISSDELTLKHSQLVRTRYYYTKKNKLVGFEKRQNPFLKKAELAHFNFITAKGAGSLNIGLRFVQNNEADELKIWYLKERNYET, from the coding sequence ATGTTTAAACCACAAAAGTTACATCCGATTTCATATTTGTCAGGTTTAATTAAAACAATAAAACAAAATTTCATTGTCATAATTTTGTTCTTTATTAATATTAAAGATTTTCATTTTGCTGATTTAAAACAGTACCTTTGGCCTGGCTTTTTGCTTATTTTATTTATAGCTTCATTTATTATCAATGCTGCAAAAGTTTTTACAACTAGGTATTGGATTGAAGATAATCATTTCATCGTTACATATGGTGTATTTAATAAAAAGCGAAAAGAGTTAGATATACAACGTATACAATCTGTCGATACTTCTCAAGACATCGTTAATAGATTGTTTGGTGGTTTAATTTTAGAAATAAAAGTACCAAGTGACAGTATAAAGCTTGAAATAGTATCTAAGGCACAGAGTGAATATATCGAACAACAAATTAAAAAGGTTCAAAATACAATTGATGCAGCAGATGATATTGTTACTGAGAATGAAGAAGGACCAATCAATGCAGAATATAATCAAGATCAAAAAACAATTTTCCGTTTAACTTTAAAAGAACTAACTTTAATGTCATTGACAAGCGGTTCTATTGTGCTTGCAATATTAACAATTATGCCCATCCTAGGAAGTTTTCAAAGTGTCATACCTTGGGAACGTATTTTTAATCAATTTCAGCATATTGCTCAAGCAGCTTATATCGTAACATCATTACTTATTATAATCGGTTTGCTGATAGCTTACATCATTGGGGTAATTATTGAATTCACAAGATATTATGGTTATACATTAAAAGAAGAGAATCACCAATTAAAAATTAGGTATGGGTTATTTAATGTGAAAAGTCTGACAGTCCCTACAATACGCATTCAAGCTGTTGTTGAAAAGCAATCATTTTTACGTAGATTGATTGGGTATACAACGATTTATTTTGTGATTACAAGTGATGGAGTGAATAAAATGGAAAGTGAAAATGCTTCTGGCGAAGTTGTCATATTGCCTTTTATGAAAAGAAAAAATGCATATGACATGCTACATTATTTAGTACCATCTTTAAAGTTTCAATCTGTTGAAACAGGATTGCCTAAAGGCGGCATTCGTCGTAATGCTCAAATCATTGTAGGAATCATTCTTATTGCTGGAATAGCAGGGAATTATTTTTGGAATGTCTGGTCTTTAGTAATTGCTTTATTATTAATAGTGCTTGTAATTATTAACAGTATTATAACTGTGAAGTATTCAGGATTGCTTATTTCATCTGATGAATTGACATTGAAACATTCCCAATTAGTTCGGACGCGTTATTACTATACAAAGAAAAATAAACTTGTTGGTTTTGAGAAAAGGCAAAATCCATTTTTAAAAAAAGCAGAACTTGCACATTTTAATTTTATTACAGCAAAAGGTGCAGGGAGTCTAAACATAGGTTTGCGCTTCGTTCAAAATAATGAAGCAGATGAACTGAAAATATGGTACTTGAAGGAGAGAAATTATGAAACTTAA
- a CDS encoding Lmo0850 family protein — translation MNKSTDKLRNVVQLLSSLGVNIKKTKSRLEIMHTLPNTSVATPKLK, via the coding sequence ATGAATAAAAGTACAGATAAATTACGTAATGTCGTTCAATTATTGTCTTCGCTCGGTGTCAATATTAAGAAAACTAAATCACGCTTAGAGATTATGCACACGTTACCCAATACATCCGTAGCAACACCAAAATTAAAATAA
- a CDS encoding PH domain-containing protein has protein sequence MESRQQSPRIVLGYYYLSFTLRFLIVFIIALGFSIFSYYFNWSPWVIYSVGILLLLQLLFFAVQPWILYHHRYFTLKDNHIMIINTFFFKKEAVIKLDRVQYLERKTGPLLNRFGLCKNHIVTAGHKIVLPLIDKSTTKDMEEYCMNYLEKVDADV, from the coding sequence ATGGAATCTCGACAGCAAAGTCCTAGAATAGTCTTAGGTTACTATTATTTAAGTTTCACTCTAAGATTTTTGATTGTTTTCATAATAGCTCTAGGTTTCAGCATCTTTTCTTATTATTTTAATTGGTCACCGTGGGTTATATATAGTGTTGGTATATTACTACTGCTGCAATTGTTGTTTTTTGCAGTACAACCATGGATTTTATACCATCATAGATATTTCACTCTTAAAGATAACCACATCATGATTATTAACACCTTCTTTTTTAAAAAAGAAGCAGTCATTAAATTGGACAGAGTGCAATATTTAGAGCGTAAAACAGGACCGTTATTAAATCGATTCGGGTTATGTAAAAATCATATTGTGACGGCGGGACATAAAATTGTCCTTCCTTTAATCGACAAAAGTACAACAAAAGATATGGAAGAATATTGTATGAATTACTTAGAAAAGGTAGATGCAGATGTTTAA
- a CDS encoding FtsW/RodA/SpoVE family cell cycle protein, giving the protein MKATRQKPSKSWLRRIDWVLIGILIVMAAISVLFIQSAMGGGQYSSNFSIRQILYYILGGIIAFAIMLISPKRIMKYTYTLYFIICILLIGLLVLPETPITPIINGAKSWYSFGPISIQPSEFMKIILILALAKIVSRHNKYTFNKSLESDFKLFMKIILVSALPMVLILLQNDLGTTLVCLAIIVGVLIVSGITWKILAPIFLTIMFVGGFFILSIIYKPSLIESGFGIKTYQLGRIASWLDPYAYSSGDGYHLTESLKAIGSGQLFGKGLNHGEVYIPENHTDFIFSVIGEEFGFIGAVAVIIVFLVLLFHLVRLASKTDSIYNKTYIIGFVSLILFHAVQNMGMTIQLLPITGIPLPFISYGGSSLWSLMVGIGIVLSIYYHQPTPYQPDLLRSKSANPSKN; this is encoded by the coding sequence ATGAAAGCAACACGTCAAAAGCCCAGCAAATCATGGCTGCGGCGTATCGATTGGGTACTGATCGGCATTTTAATTGTTATGGCTGCTATCAGTGTATTGTTTATTCAATCTGCTATGGGTGGCGGTCAATATAGTTCTAACTTCAGTATCCGTCAAATTTTATATTACATACTTGGTGGCATTATTGCCTTTGCAATTATGTTAATTTCACCTAAACGTATCATGAAATACACTTATACATTGTATTTCATCATTTGTATCCTATTAATAGGATTGCTGGTTTTACCAGAAACACCTATCACACCGATTATAAACGGCGCGAAAAGTTGGTATAGTTTCGGACCAATCAGCATCCAACCTTCTGAATTCATGAAAATCATCTTGATTTTAGCTTTAGCCAAAATTGTATCGAGACATAATAAATACACGTTTAATAAGTCATTAGAATCTGATTTCAAACTCTTTATGAAAATTATTTTAGTCTCTGCTTTACCAATGGTACTCATACTATTGCAAAATGACTTAGGAACTACTTTGGTTTGTCTCGCGATTATCGTCGGCGTTTTAATCGTCAGTGGTATTACTTGGAAAATTTTAGCACCTATTTTTCTTACAATCATGTTTGTAGGCGGGTTCTTTATTCTTTCCATTATATATAAGCCTTCCTTGATAGAAAGCGGCTTCGGCATCAAAACGTATCAGTTAGGTCGTATTGCGTCATGGCTTGATCCGTATGCATATAGTTCTGGTGATGGTTACCACCTGACTGAATCATTAAAAGCAATTGGTTCAGGTCAATTATTCGGTAAAGGTTTAAATCACGGTGAAGTGTATATACCAGAAAACCATACCGACTTTATTTTCTCTGTCATCGGAGAAGAGTTCGGTTTTATAGGAGCAGTTGCTGTTATTATTGTCTTCTTAGTTTTACTTTTCCATCTTGTAAGATTAGCAAGTAAAACAGACAGTATTTACAATAAAACATATATTATCGGCTTTGTATCATTAATTTTGTTCCATGCCGTACAAAATATGGGTATGACCATACAGTTACTTCCTATTACTGGTATCCCGCTTCCATTCATCAGTTACGGAGGAAGCTCGCTTTGGAGTTTAATGGTTGGTATTGGTATTGTGTTATCTATCTATTACCATCAGCCTACACCTTATCAACCTGATCTGTTACGATCAAAATCAGCTAATCCAAGTAAAAATTAA
- the alr gene encoding alanine racemase, which produces MADKFYRPTYLKVDLEAILKNYQVLGKLQPNKTVMPVIKANAYGMGSVNVGHYLKKHGAEFFAVATLDEAIELRMHGIDTKILILGVVMPKDINKAIQHRVALTVPSYAWLNEAIKYLDEDLEKDLWLHVKIDTGMGRLGVKSAEDYQKTVALIQSHEHLIFEGVFTHFAQADEDSPHTKEQYEIFENWVDTIPHPSYVHAQNSAGTILFDAPICNMVRTGISLYGYYPSEYVEEQTNAELYPSAEWITEIVDIKYLNIGDTVSYGSTYTAEKSEKIAILPVGYADGFPRMMQGTNVEVNGQQCTIIGRVCMDQMMIALPENEDINVGDKVTLLNREHSGPQSLLSHAKQQQTINYEVLCRIGRRVPRIYEPEKVFDIVNELQK; this is translated from the coding sequence ATGGCGGATAAATTTTATCGGCCTACGTATCTTAAGGTAGATTTAGAAGCAATATTAAAAAACTATCAAGTACTAGGCAAATTACAACCTAATAAAACAGTTATGCCGGTTATCAAAGCGAATGCATATGGAATGGGCAGTGTAAATGTAGGCCATTATTTAAAAAAACATGGTGCTGAATTTTTCGCTGTTGCCACTTTGGATGAAGCAATTGAATTAAGAATGCACGGAATTGATACGAAAATATTAATTTTAGGCGTTGTAATGCCTAAAGACATCAATAAAGCAATTCAGCATCGTGTTGCTTTAACAGTACCTTCATATGCATGGTTAAATGAAGCAATTAAATATCTTGATGAAGACTTAGAAAAGGATTTATGGCTGCATGTCAAAATCGATACAGGTATGGGACGCTTAGGTGTAAAATCAGCAGAAGACTATCAAAAAACAGTAGCTTTGATACAGTCACATGAGCATTTGATTTTTGAAGGTGTATTTACGCATTTTGCACAAGCAGATGAGGATAGTCCACATACAAAAGAGCAATATGAAATTTTTGAAAATTGGGTGGACACAATCCCGCATCCATCGTATGTTCATGCTCAAAATTCTGCAGGTACGATTTTGTTTGATGCACCTATTTGCAACATGGTACGAACTGGTATTTCTTTATATGGCTACTATCCATCTGAATATGTTGAAGAACAGACAAATGCTGAATTGTATCCTAGTGCAGAATGGATAACTGAAATTGTAGATATTAAGTATTTGAACATAGGAGACACTGTAAGTTATGGTTCCACTTATACCGCAGAAAAATCTGAAAAAATTGCGATTTTACCTGTTGGTTATGCAGATGGTTTCCCAAGAATGATGCAAGGTACAAATGTGGAAGTGAATGGACAGCAATGCACGATTATCGGCCGTGTTTGCATGGATCAGATGATGATTGCATTACCTGAAAATGAAGACATTAATGTCGGAGATAAAGTAACTTTATTAAATCGTGAACATAGCGGTCCGCAATCATTATTATCACACGCGAAACAGCAGCAAACCATTAATTATGAAGTGCTTTGCCGTATCGGAAGACGTGTTCCAAGAATTTATGAACCAGAAAAAGTATTTGATATTGTTAACGAATTGCAAAAATAG
- the acpS gene encoding holo-ACP synthase → MIYGIGIDLIEIGRIKTLMERQKKLPERILSKDELTKFESFSHEQRRAEFLAGRFACKEAFSKALGTGLGKHVSFQDINCQNDELGRPYIRYEGFKVHVSITHTENYAASQVILEKM, encoded by the coding sequence TTGATATATGGTATTGGAATCGACTTGATTGAAATTGGTCGGATTAAAACTTTGATGGAACGTCAAAAAAAGTTGCCTGAGCGCATTTTGAGTAAAGATGAATTAACTAAATTTGAAAGTTTTTCTCATGAACAACGGCGGGCTGAATTCTTAGCAGGACGCTTTGCATGTAAAGAAGCATTCAGCAAAGCATTAGGCACAGGGTTAGGAAAGCATGTAAGTTTCCAAGATATTAATTGTCAAAATGATGAATTGGGACGTCCTTATATTCGATATGAAGGGTTTAAAGTACATGTAAGTATCACACACACTGAAAATTATGCCGCGAGTCAGGTGATTCTTGAGAAAATGTAA
- a CDS encoding type II toxin-antitoxin system PemK/MazF family toxin: MMRRGDVYLADLSPVQGSEQGGVRPVVIIQNDTGNKYSPTVIVAAITGRINKAKIPTHVEIEKSKYKLDKDSVILLEQIRTVDKKRLKEKLTYLSDEKMKEIDNAIQISLGLTHRN; this comes from the coding sequence ATGATGAGGAGAGGCGATGTTTACTTAGCTGATTTATCACCAGTGCAAGGTTCTGAACAAGGGGGAGTTAGGCCTGTTGTAATTATACAAAATGACACTGGAAATAAGTATAGTCCGACAGTTATTGTGGCAGCAATTACTGGACGGATTAATAAAGCAAAAATTCCTACTCATGTTGAAATTGAAAAAAGTAAATATAAATTGGACAAAGATTCTGTTATATTACTTGAACAGATTAGAACAGTCGATAAAAAGCGACTTAAAGAAAAACTGACATATTTATCAGACGAAAAGATGAAAGAAATTGATAATGCGATTCAAATCAGCTTAGGCTTGACACATCGCAATTAA
- a CDS encoding D-alanine--D-alanine ligase: MAKENICIIYGGKSAEHDVSILTAQNVLNAINKDDYQVDIIYITNDGAWKKKDDITENVEDVDSLRLEEVEEGEISNLLTNSSSGQPYAAVFPLLHGPNGEDGTIQGLFEVLDLPYVGNGVLAASSTMDKLVMKQLFAHRGLPQLPYVSFLRSEYEKYQSNILKLVKDKLEFPVFVKPANLGSSVGISKCNNEEELKSGIEEAFQFDRKLVIEQGIEAREIEVAVLGNDYPETTQPGEVVKDVAFYDYKSKYLDGKVQLSIPAELDSEVQTTLRNMAAEAFKATDCSGLLRADFFVTEDNQIFINETNAMPGFTQYSMYPSLWENMGLSYADLITKLIELAKEKHVEKQKNKYKID; the protein is encoded by the coding sequence ATGGCTAAAGAAAACATATGCATCATTTATGGTGGAAAAAGCGCAGAACACGATGTATCCATTTTAACTGCGCAAAATGTATTAAATGCAATCAATAAAGATGACTATCAAGTCGATATCATTTATATCACAAATGATGGAGCTTGGAAGAAAAAAGATGACATTACTGAAAATGTGGAAGATGTAGATAGTTTACGTCTAGAGGAAGTTGAAGAAGGTGAAATTTCTAACTTGCTCACTAACAGCAGTTCAGGTCAGCCATATGCAGCAGTATTCCCATTGCTACACGGTCCAAATGGAGAAGACGGTACAATTCAAGGTTTATTCGAAGTATTAGATTTACCATATGTAGGAAATGGTGTACTCGCCGCTTCTAGTACAATGGACAAATTAGTGATGAAACAATTATTTGCTCATAGAGGATTACCGCAACTTCCTTATGTCAGCTTCTTAAGAAGTGAATATGAAAAATATCAAAGCAATATTTTAAAATTGGTTAAAGACAAACTTGAATTCCCAGTGTTCGTAAAACCAGCTAACTTAGGCTCAAGTGTCGGAATCAGCAAATGTAATAACGAAGAGGAATTAAAATCTGGTATTGAAGAAGCGTTCCAATTCGACAGAAAATTAGTGATTGAGCAAGGTATTGAAGCACGAGAAATCGAAGTCGCTGTTTTAGGTAATGACTATCCAGAAACAACACAACCAGGAGAAGTGGTTAAAGATGTCGCTTTCTATGACTATAAATCTAAATACTTAGATGGAAAAGTACAATTATCAATTCCAGCAGAGTTAGATTCTGAAGTTCAAACAACTTTACGCAACATGGCTGCTGAAGCATTTAAAGCAACAGATTGTTCAGGACTTTTACGTGCAGACTTCTTTGTGACAGAAGATAACCAAATCTTTATCAATGAAACGAATGCAATGCCAGGATTTACACAATACAGCATGTATCCAAGTTTATGGGAAAACATGGGCTTATCTTATGCAGACTTGATTACAAAATTAATTGAACTTGCTAAAGAAAAACATGTTGAAAAACAAAAGAATAAATACAAAATTGATTAA
- a CDS encoding PH domain-containing protein, producing MKLNRMSSKGKRVLVIGAIIRTVIIAVCLIAALVIEHVWLHWLSNTPFKITCIIVAGLILLQIIWDCLLRPWLMNRQHGYLLKTHAITVQEGMWFVKHLQIPLFRIQNVDIEEGWLMRKYQLATLNLSTAGGNAEILLIDKTTAQQIMDNIKHSSLNISEELEVGE from the coding sequence ATGAAACTTAATCGCATGTCTTCTAAAGGGAAAAGAGTGTTGGTTATCGGTGCGATAATACGAACGGTTATCATTGCGGTATGTTTAATTGCTGCATTAGTAATTGAACATGTGTGGTTGCATTGGCTTAGCAATACACCTTTTAAAATTACTTGTATTATTGTAGCAGGGCTTATTTTGTTGCAAATTATTTGGGATTGCTTATTACGTCCATGGTTAATGAATCGACAACATGGTTATTTATTGAAAACACATGCTATTACCGTTCAAGAAGGCATGTGGTTTGTAAAACATTTGCAAATTCCTTTGTTTCGTATTCAAAATGTAGATATAGAAGAAGGATGGCTAATGCGCAAATATCAACTTGCGACTTTGAATCTTTCGACAGCTGGCGGTAATGCGGAAATTTTATTAATCGACAAAACCACAGCTCAACAAATTATGGATAATATCAAACATTCTTCATTAAATATAAGTGAAGAATTAGAAGTAGGTGAATAA